The nucleotide window TGGGAGTTCTACGATCCGGACGGCGAGGCGCCGCCCGCTCAACTCGACCGCAACGGGCGGAAGACGAGCGGCATCGGTTACGCGGTCCTCAGCGACTACAACCCGACGGCGGCGGTGTTCGCGGACTTGGTGCTCAGGCCCGAGCCGTAGCGGCCCCTCTCGAGCGCCATCGGTTCTGGAATCGTCATCCCGCGGGGCGAGGCATTCCTCGCCCTGCTCTTTTCGCTGCGCCGGCCGGCAGCCGTTCCGGGCGGAGCGGCGCGCCGGGTGGAAATGCCGGCCCCAGGCAGGTATACTCGCACGAGCGGGCCGTTACGACGCGCCCGGATAACGTGAGAGCGGCGGATGCGCACGATTGACTCCAACACCATCGGGCTGACGGCCACGGTCCCCGTGGAGGTGCTGCTGGCGGCCGGGGCGGCGCCGCTGGACCTTAACAACGTCTTCATCACGTCGCCGGACCCGCCGGCGCTCGTGGCCGAGGCGGAGCGGCACGGCTTTCCGGCGAACTCGTGCGCCTGGATCAAGGGCATTTACGCGACGGCGCGGCGGCTGGGGATCCGGCGCGTCATCGGCGTCGCCCAAGGCGACTGCTCCAACACGCACGCCCTCGTGGAAATCCTCGAGTCCGAGGGCGTCGAGGTCATTGCGTTCAATTACCCGTACCCGAAGGATGCTCGGCGCCTGGCGGAGGCGTTGGACGCGCTGGCGCAGCAACTTGGGACGACGCGCGCGGCCGCGGAGCGCCAGCGGGAGCGCCTTCAGCCGGTGCGGCGGGCGCTGGCCGAAATCGACCGCCTCGCATGGCAGGAAGGCAAGGTGACTGGCGAAGAGAACCACCGCTGGCTCATCGGGGCGAGCGACTTCGGCGGCGACCCGGAGAGGTACCGGCGGGAGGCGGAAGCCTTCCTGGTGGAGGCGCGGGGGCGCCGGCCCGCGGTCGGGGGACTCCGCTTGGGCTACGTCGGCATTCCGCCCATCTGCGGCGGGCTTTATGAGTTTCTCGAAGGCCGCGGGGCGCGCGCCGTCTTCCACGAGTTCCAGCGACAGTTCAGCATGCCGGCGGCGGACCCGCCGGCGGCGGATCTCGTCGCGCAGTACCTCGCGTACACGTATCCGTAC belongs to Planctomycetota bacterium and includes:
- a CDS encoding 2-hydroxyacyl-CoA dehydratase; amino-acid sequence: MRTIDSNTIGLTATVPVEVLLAAGAAPLDLNNVFITSPDPPALVAEAERHGFPANSCAWIKGIYATARRLGIRRVIGVAQGDCSNTHALVEILESEGVEVIAFNYPYPKDARRLAEALDALAQQLGTTRAAAERQRERLQPVRRALAEIDRLAWQEGKVTGEENHRWLIGASDFGGDPERYRREAEAFLVEARGRRPAVGGLRLGYVGIPPICGGLYEFLEGRGARAVFHEFQRQFSMPAADPPAADLVAQYLAYTYPYGVAGRIEDLRRAVRQRRLDGLVHYVQTFCFRHIQDRLLREGVQAPMLTLEFDRPGPLARHGGTRLEAFLEMLENRTEEAAHNAERQA